The genome window CGCCTACCAGGTGCACCACAACCTGCACGAGGGCAAGATCGGCGTGCTGTGCCTGGCGCCCGGGGAGGGCCTGGGCATCGACGACCCCGAGCTCCGGTCCCGGGTCGGCGAGGGGCGGATCACGCACTTCCGGAGGCACGGGGCGTGACCGGCGGCTCGGCGCCGGTGCACACCATGCTCACCGAGATCGACCACGTGGGCATCGCCGTGCGCGACCTCGACGCCGCCGTGGCCTACTACCGCGACGCCTTCGGGGCGACCGTGAGCCACCGCGAGCGCATCGAGTCCGACGGCGTCGAGGAGGCGCTCATCGCCGTAGCCGACTCCTACGTGCAGCTGCTGTGCCCGACGCGCCCGGACTCGCCGGTCGCCAAGTTCCTGGAGCGGCGCGGCGAGGGGCTGCACCACGTCGGCTACCGCGTCGACGACTGCGCGGCGGCCCTGGAGTCGGTGCGCCGGGGCGGGGGGGCGCTGATCGACGAAGCGCCCCGCCCGGGATCGCGGGGCACGACGGTCGCCTTCGTGCACCCCAAGGGGGCGTTCGGCACGCTCATCGAGCTCGTCCAGGAGCCCGCCTGAGCGAGCCCCGGCCCGTGCCGCGCGGGCCGGATGTCAGCTGTGGAAGCGCAGGACCCGTCCGGGGTTGGCGGTCGTCCCCCACAGCGTGCCCCCGTCGTCGAGCGCCAGCTGGCGGATGACGCCGGGGAGCGGCACCGGCGCGCCGACCTGGTGCCCGGTGGCGGGGTCGAGCGCCACCACCTCGCCCTGCTGCCCGTCGGCGACCCAGACGCGGCCCCGCCACACGGCCACCGTCTCGGGATTGGCGGGGACCCCGCCCCCCGCCGTGCCCACGCTGTAGGTGGCCGTCACGCGCACCGTCGCCGGGTCGACGCGCGACACCGTCCCGGACTGCACGTTGGCCACCCACACCGACCCGTCCCCGACGCCCACCCCGAGCGGGCCCCGGCCCACCGCCACGGTCCGCCAGCGCAGCGCCGTGCCGTCGGGCCGCTCGTCCACGCGGGTGAGCGAGTGCGTCTGG of Acidimicrobiales bacterium contains these proteins:
- the mce gene encoding methylmalonyl-CoA epimerase, producing the protein MTGGSAPVHTMLTEIDHVGIAVRDLDAAVAYYRDAFGATVSHRERIESDGVEEALIAVADSYVQLLCPTRPDSPVAKFLERRGEGLHHVGYRVDDCAAALESVRRGGGALIDEAPRPGSRGTTVAFVHPKGAFGTLIELVQEPA